The DNA window AGAATGAAATGTGGTACAATTTCGGCGGTCAGAGGTGTGATAGAAGTCGTGGTGGCAACGGGAGGGGAAAGAAGGGTGGAAGGCGGCGGTTGTTTTTCTTTGGCAAGAAACCCTATCGGGTCTTGGACTCAGTCGGGTATCACATTGGTGATCAACCGTTGCCGAAAACTTTACCTGCCCAATTTCTTTGCTCACTGGAGTTAtaatttgggattaattttatttaatagccTAATTCGGCTGTTACTTGAATGGATTTAGAATTAATGAAATATATCCCAATAAGTaattattaattggattaatagaCTTATGAACTACTCGTGAGCAATATTATATTAATTGGTTTAGACTACTTATATAACTAATTTTGAATTGGTTATATAAATTCCAATTATattgattaatttattaaatatactaataaattataatttatattaatttagaattaataataaattgttGAGTCCACGTTtaactagagaataaaatttgattttgattttatatgtgataagcatgctatttgatttttatgtttatttatttaactatagtagttagagactgttttattgtctgggtaggcggtGCCCAGTATgcgtagtccgtgttatactatgtctgggtaggcggcgcccagtatttatagtccgtgttatactatgtctgggtaggcgacgcccagtaattgtttgaaatttaatattggatattatattcacatAACTAGTATCACATTTTTTCccataaaatataagtcttgtttttgaaacaaacgcatcgtccatcataattgtttgatgttcctagccttttcgaccaTGAGTTTTACGCCAAagtgtttactctaaatctacaaggcCTAGGCTCATTCATTGATAcatggttggcatcgtgtgatggggttgacttgcttaaattgttTAGTGACGCCAAAGCGACCTAAATAGTTTAAGGAtgcatattaattggattaataaaccaagaattgcaaaatagttgttgcaattggcttggaggcctatcttgtgatattattgtagtgatCAGCCAAATCAgaggctgcaataatatagacttggatcttggaccactaaaatttatatttgatataaattcatattttatgtttggagacataatatatgttaaaattagtgggagctaatcaatacaataaaccttTGCTTGATTAGTGATACAAATGTGATCTTTATATGCTTTTCTGATTTGCTTTcagtttattttctgttcagataaaaTGTCAAACTTGGCTTACAAATatttgatggaaacaaacaagtTGAGtgggtcaaatttcacggattGGCTCCGTTGTTTGCGCTTGGTGCTAAGGCATGACAAGGTTGAGTATTTCCTAGACAAACCAATCAGTGTCATCCCCAATAAGGAATCTCTTGAGTTTGCTACGTTTGACGTTGAAGCTCATAAAAAACACATTGATAATGCATCTGATGCTCAGTGTGTCATGTTGTCATCTATGAGTTTGGAACTGCAAAGACAACATGAACACATGTTTCCATATGAAATGCTTAAGCACTTGGAGAGTTTGTATGCTTCACAAGCTCAAACTATGGAGTATAAGATACTTCGCGATCTCTTCAAGTGCAAGCTTCATGATGGAGGCAAAGTTTCTGAGCATGTGCTGAAAATGATTGGTTTGATTGAGAGGTTAGCATCGATTGGAACGGTGCTCCCCGCAAATGGCTCAACAAATCTAATTTTGCAGTCTCTTCCTAGCAGTTTTAACAATTTCATTGTGAATTTTAACATGAACAACACGAAGGTTGGGCTGCCAGAGCTGCACAATATGCTTAAGACTTATGAGTCTTCCGCTGCTAAGGTAAAATCTGTGCTCATAGTGAGCTCTTCTGCAAAGTCTTCGAAATGGAAGAATAAGCAGCAATAGAAGAAGAAAGCATCTAAGGATGTTGTTCTAAAGCCTAAGAGTGGAGGGGCCAAGAAGAAGTCGAAATTATCAATGGATGAGTGTCTATTCTGTCATGAGAAGGGACACTGGAAGAGAGATTGCCCAAAattcaaggcacaaggtgcagaAAGTGGGAGCTCAGGTATGTTTGTCATtaagataaatatgtctatgaataattCACAATCTTGGGTATTAGATACAGCTTGTGgctcacacatttgtaataatgtgcaggGTCTAAGTGACTGCAGGAAAGTAAgacctagggaagttgatttgTGTAGGGGTGGCACGATACGGATAACGCACCGAaaatgtcataccgcataccgtaccgcaaattgcggtatgagaaaatgttatacctataccttaccgaatttttcggtatactCGGTATGTCAATATTTGAaaacctttaccttaccgacattgcggtataccgtaccgtgttgcggtataccgcggtataccgcaaatcatacttgtttgatttataaaatattgaaaataacatTTTATCTATCTAGAAAAtgtccaaaatataaaattccaTCACAATCAAACATAATTCATGtcattcaaaaatcaaaacatagTTCATACATTTAAAACATAGTTCATCAATATTCATACAACTTCCAAAAGGTTAAATAACATGGTTTGAGTAGATAAAGTGATGCTTGAGCTTCAAAGAAGATGCCATTCGATTATGCATCAATCATCAATTCATCATCAACACCTGTTCGAGATTAAACAACAAACATGGAAAGCTCATATCAGAAAGATAAATACCAAAGCATTGATAGAAAACATGAAGCATAACATACTACTCTTCTCAAGCTCATATCAGAAAGATAAATTGGCTTTTCTCAAGCTCATTCAAGACCTATCTCTTCATTTTTAGCACAAGATCCTGGTCAGTTCCTTGGAACTAATATCCATTTAACGAAAAATCAAGACCAACTCACAAAGATCATCACCCATCTAATTGCAAGTTGATTTCAGACTGTAACAACTCACAAAGGCTGATTTCAAATTTCAGTTATTAATCAAAATCATCAGATTTCAGTTATGATTTAAAATTGCAGAAATACCTTGACAAACCATAAGTGCTTGTGAATTGTAATAGGCAAAGGATTAGCTCAAGTAGGAGGTGTTACTTGAGAAGCATCTTGGCCCATATTTTGATctacaaaagaaacacaaaagGATAATTAACATCTATAAGGATATAAAGCTAATAATTTATACTAAAGAGTAAAGCAACATACTCTTTTCAATTTCTTCAATATCTCCAGGCGTAACTAAAATGgaagaaacaataaataaagcACACACTGCCATTAAATCAACtacaaaaaaaagttttttGCTCTTCCATTCAATAAACCTTGTCTACAAAACTGAAGAATCATTAAATCAAGTACAAAAGGAGAAATTTTGTACAAGTTTATAGCAGCAACAACCAACACATACCCACTTCACACCCATTAATTCATTCCTAAATCCCAACAAACAACCCATTGAATTAGACAAAATTGCCAAAAGggataaaaattaaattcactATCAATTATGTATAATACTTACCAATTagggcgcggacggcggtggacaGAGTGGTGCGGCGGAGTGGTGTGGCGGTGTAGTGCGGcggagtggtggtggtggagtgctGCTGCGGCGTGAATGGAGAATTGAGAATCTGAGATTAAGAATTAGGGTTAATGAATAATGCTTTACACCTCTAATGACTAATCTTTCTTtagttttgaaaatataaatattataattttataaataataaatatattaaatattataattttataaataataaatatattaaatatatataattattaacggtatataccgcaaaattACGATACCGTaattttgcggtatataccataattgcggtatgatgcggtataccacggtatatgCAAAATTCATACCTTTGTCGTACCTTAATCtaacggtaaggtatcataccgtaccgaaaaatacggtataccgaaaatgcgtatttttggtattttttcggtatgGTAAGTACGGTAATTCGGTATATTTTGCCAGCCCTAGATTTGtgtgttggaaatggagcaagaGTTGCTGCCGAATgcgtgggaacttatagattagatcttccctcaggacatagactagatttacataattgttattttgttccagttatttcaaagaatattatttccattccgatgttagacattgaaggtttttccttccattttgcaaacagcagatgctcgttttcttttaatggattgttttatggaaatgctaCTCTTGAAattggattatatatgcttgaatacAAACGaaatattctcaatgtgcaaaacaAAAGACCTAAGCTATGTAATACGAATAATGcaacttatctttggcattgtagacttggtcatattaatgagaaaagaataacaagattgagaaagttagactatctcaCTTCATTTGATTTAGAATCATATGGagcttgtgaattctgtctcaaaggaaaaATGACAAGTAAACCATTTTCTGGGGAAAGGGGTGCGTGCCAAGGATTTGCTAGAGTTGATTCACACAGATGTGTgtggaccgtttccaactcaagcaagaggtggttattcgtacttcataacttttactgATGATTTATCAAGGTATgaatatgtgtatcttatgaaacataaatctgaggcattcgagaaatttaaaaagtttaagtgtgaagttgagaaacaacttgggaaaagtatcaagactcttcgatcagatcgaggaggagaatacttgagccgagaatttcttgattacttgaagtCACATGGAACCCAGTCAGACTGGACATCTCCTGGTACACCTTAAATGAAcggagtatctgaaaggagaaatcaaacattattagatatggttcgaaTCATGATCAGCTTCGCCAGTCTCCCTTTATTCTTATGGGGTCATGCCTTAGTAACGTCTACTTATATTCTAAATAAGGTTCCTTCTAAATCAgtcgagaaaacaccatatgtGTTATGGTGTGGCAAGAAAGAAAGTCTTAACCATATCCGGACCTGGGGatgtccagcttttgttaagaaaatgatgactgataaattagaaactaaaagtgagaaatgttattttgtgggatatcctaaaaaaattaaaggataTGATTTCTACTGccctgaaaatcacaaggtgataacatcaaggaatgtgacgttccttgaagacagttatgtctgcaaggaacaaggtcaaaatatagtagatcttgaagaaattcaagaaccacaagttaacaatgaggatgagGTATTATTCACTGGATTGGACAATAAttcagtgggagtttttgatgatctattgggaggggaaattactcttagagaggaccttagagagactctcgaaggaccacctcaagacaatgagatgcatcaaagacaagatgatgcaatagttgcatcacctccACCTTAAGAAAATCACAGTGATATTCCTGAATATTCTCACATACGGAATGAACAGCCAGAAGCAGAGCAAAACTAACTCgataggcctagaaggattcgtcgtgcacctgagagactgaatctaatggttgagaaccaggatgatgaagttgatttagatgatgatgagcctaagacctataccgaggcggtgtcagacaccgatcgagagaagtggcttgaagccttg is part of the Salvia splendens isolate huo1 chromosome 6, SspV2, whole genome shotgun sequence genome and encodes:
- the LOC121808887 gene encoding uncharacterized protein LOC121808887, which gives rise to MSNLAYKYLMETNKLSGSNFTDWLRCLRLVLRHDKVEYFLDKPISVIPNKESLEFATFDVEAHKKHIDNASDAQCVMLSSMSLELQRQHEHMFPYEMLKHLESLYASQAQTMEYKILRDLFKCKLHDGGKVSEHVLKMIGLIERLASIGTVLPANGSTNLILQSLPSSFNNFIVNFNMNNTKVGLPELHNMLKTYESSAAKVKSVLIVSSSAKSSKWKNKQQ